One genomic region from Granulicatella adiacens ATCC 49175 encodes:
- a CDS encoding GNAT family N-acetyltransferase: MNVPTLESQRITLRPFHETDMEIIKSLLNDPLATSNLPWVSAPSHLNAENFYTRLIANSPYFFIIEMKNYDLPIGFMKVSTEQNNLMDFALLQEYWQRDVLIEAFQLIQPYLVQQGIPSLSIQIASDHEDSCDFAKRTDFLYEYSYTIEDGSTVRLYQKILNPQKARFSPDMWEKNSEHFIEAI, translated from the coding sequence ATGAACGTACCTACACTAGAATCACAACGTATCACTCTTAGGCCCTTTCACGAAACTGACATGGAAATTATCAAGTCATTGCTAAATGATCCTTTAGCAACGTCTAACCTTCCATGGGTATCTGCACCGTCTCACTTAAATGCAGAGAACTTTTATACACGACTAATCGCGAATTCTCCGTACTTTTTTATCATCGAAATGAAGAATTACGACCTTCCAATTGGCTTTATGAAAGTCTCCACAGAGCAAAACAATCTAATGGATTTCGCATTATTGCAAGAATACTGGCAACGTGATGTTTTGATTGAAGCTTTTCAATTAATTCAGCCGTACCTCGTTCAACAAGGAATTCCGAGCCTTTCAATACAAATTGCAAGTGACCATGAAGACTCTTGTGATTTCGCCAAACGTACTGATTTTTTATATGAATACTCGTATACAATTGAAGATGGAAGCACGGTTCGTCTTTATCAGAAGATTCTCAATCCCCAAAAAGCTAGATTTAGTCCAGATATGTGGGAAAAAAATTCCGAACACTTTATCGAAGCCATTTAG